The Microplitis mediator isolate UGA2020A chromosome 8, iyMicMedi2.1, whole genome shotgun sequence genome has a window encoding:
- the LOC130673348 gene encoding ABC transporter H family member 2-like, whose amino-acid sequence MYHGDKLSHDYKKNKKIYKECLLMTSLKRWMTEFWNYFIKRFKRLLIDNRSSLSTKKSSVKLKSHEKLQVQLNSNISNKDIKCKTHRRHKRKKLSDKNDYEAKIINKYQETILTISHRSDSTDNYLKLCKNRSLLLSSRKSNNNLNHYYKSDSKLIDKKSDKSLNINMNKNKINSDFKISKIKSSSKSLLELKSSESHFNLEKRKYINGDTVDIKLIPGPFFDNNPRSLSQSESNVRSKRNEINNGNDNQELNNKLNEIKKINEFIRRRRPSKIPRLKQNVNQIVCKKYKLIE is encoded by the exons ATGTATCACGGAGATAAATTATCgcatgattataaaaaaaataaaaaaatatataaagagtGTTTATTAATGACGAGTCTAAAGCGTTGGATGACTGAGTTttggaattattttatcaaacgATTTAAACGTTTGCTTATTGATAACCGCAGCTCGCTGTCAACTAAGAAATCATCTGTCAA attgaaatctcatgaaaaattacaagtgCAATTAAATTCTAATATTAGCAATAAAGATATAAAATGTAAGACCCATAGAAGACATaaacgtaaaaaattatctgataaaaatgattatgaagcaaaaataataaataaatatcaagaaaCAATATTGACAATTTCACACCGCAGTGATTCaacagataattatttaaaactttgtaaAAATAGAAGTTTACTTTTATCATCGagaaaatcaaataataatctaAATCATTATTACAAGTCTGatagtaaattaattgataagaaaTCTGATAAAtctctaaatataaatatgaataaaaataaaattaacagtGATTTCAAaatcagtaaaataaaatcatctaGTAAATCGTTATTGGAATTAAAATCATCCGAGTCTCATTTCAATTTAGAAAagcgtaaatatataaatggtGACACTGTTGATATTAAATTGATACCAGGGCCGTTTTTTGATAACAATCCTCGGTCGTTATCGCAATCTGAATCTAATGTAAGATCTAAGAggaatgaaattaataatggaAATGATAACcaagaattaaataataaattaaatgagattaaaaaaataaacgagttTATTAGAAGACGGAGGCCTTCGAAAATTCCAAGACTTAAACAAAATGTCAATCAaattgtttgtaaaaaataca aattaattgaataa